The proteins below are encoded in one region of Synergistaceae bacterium:
- a CDS encoding electron transfer flavoprotein subunit alpha/FixB family protein: protein MQMQIEEYKGVFVFAQQVDNKLAGVSYELLGKGKELAKDLRCEVTAVLLGSKVKDLAVKLAQYGADRVILADDPALEVYMTEPYAYVLSEVARRYKPEVLLYGATTIGRDLAPRVSARIHTGLTADCTGLEIEPETHHMLMTRPAFGGNIMATIVCAEFRPQMATVRPGVMQRLEPNDSARCPVEHVELKDIASHVNVEILDVVKKVSGKMDIQDAKVLVSGGRGMGNPENFAILEELANVLGGTVSSSRAAVDSGWMEKDRQVGQTGKTVRPNLYIACGISGAIQHLAGMEESDIIVAINKDPTAPIFEVADYRVVGDALKIVPLFTEEIKHAKEKKA, encoded by the coding sequence ATGCAGATGCAGATTGAAGAATATAAGGGCGTATTCGTGTTTGCCCAGCAAGTGGATAACAAGTTGGCCGGGGTCTCCTACGAGCTTCTTGGTAAGGGCAAGGAGCTGGCAAAAGATTTGCGGTGTGAAGTGACGGCGGTTCTGCTCGGCAGCAAGGTGAAAGATTTGGCGGTAAAGTTGGCACAGTACGGAGCGGATCGGGTCATTTTGGCGGACGATCCAGCTTTGGAAGTCTATATGACTGAACCTTATGCTTACGTTCTATCCGAGGTGGCGCGGCGATACAAGCCGGAGGTTTTGCTGTACGGGGCCACGACCATCGGGCGAGATTTGGCGCCGCGGGTTTCCGCCCGGATTCACACGGGCCTCACGGCGGACTGCACGGGACTGGAGATTGAGCCGGAGACCCACCATATGCTGATGACGCGGCCCGCGTTCGGGGGTAATATCATGGCGACAATAGTCTGCGCGGAGTTTCGACCTCAGATGGCCACCGTGCGTCCAGGGGTTATGCAGCGCCTGGAACCCAACGATAGTGCTCGTTGCCCGGTGGAGCATGTGGAATTAAAAGACATCGCCAGCCACGTCAACGTGGAAATCTTGGATGTGGTAAAAAAGGTGAGTGGAAAAATGGACATTCAGGACGCGAAAGTGCTGGTATCGGGAGGGCGCGGCATGGGAAATCCAGAGAATTTCGCGATTCTGGAGGAGTTGGCGAACGTTTTGGGAGGAACCGTTTCCTCGTCTCGCGCCGCGGTGGACTCCGGCTGGATGGAGAAAGACCGCCAGGTCGGTCAGACGGGCAAGACGGTACGACCTAACCTGTACATCGCCTGCGGTATCTCCGGCGCGATCCAGCATTTGGCCGGAATGGAGGAGTCCGACATCATCGTGGCGATCAACAAAGACCCCACCGCTCCGATATTCGAGGTGGCGGATTACAGAGTTGTGGGTGACGCTCTGAAGATCGTACCTCTCTTTACGGAGGAAATCAAGCACGCCAAGGAAAAGAAAGCGTAA
- a CDS encoding O-acetylhomoserine aminocarboxypropyltransferase/cysteine synthase, translated as MSKNWHFETLAIHGGQIPDPATLSRGVPITRTSSFVFKSVQHGADLFALRELGNIYSRLTNPTVEILEQRVTLLEGGAASVATSSGTSAIHYAIATLAQVGDEIVSGTNLYGGTYTMFDSIFPQFGLKVNFVDARDPKNFKKAITAKTKALYIETIGNPALDVTDVAEVARIAHEAEIPLIVDATFTTPYLLRSIEYGADIVVNSLTKWMGGHGTAIGGIVTDSGKFAWKGNKKFPLLNEPDSNYHGLRWAHDLPEALAPIAYALRVRTVPLRNLGACLSPDNAWIFLQGLETLPFRMERHVENAAKVAEYLASHPKVEWVRFPGLKKDPTYDTASKYLKKGFGGMVVFGVKGGVKAGARFIEALELFSHLANVGDAKSLALHPASTSHSQLTEEQQRAGGLPPELVRLSIGIEHIDDILADIENALAKA; from the coding sequence ATGAGCAAAAACTGGCACTTTGAAACACTGGCTATCCACGGAGGGCAGATTCCCGACCCGGCAACGTTGTCCCGGGGCGTGCCCATCACCCGGACGAGTTCCTTCGTCTTCAAAAGCGTGCAACACGGCGCAGACCTTTTTGCCCTGAGGGAGCTGGGAAACATCTATAGCCGGTTGACCAACCCCACGGTGGAGATTTTGGAGCAGCGGGTCACTCTTCTGGAAGGGGGAGCGGCCTCTGTGGCCACATCCTCCGGCACCAGCGCGATTCACTACGCCATCGCGACCCTGGCTCAAGTGGGCGACGAAATCGTATCGGGAACAAACCTCTACGGTGGAACCTACACCATGTTCGATTCCATATTCCCCCAGTTTGGCCTCAAGGTCAACTTCGTGGACGCCCGTGACCCGAAAAACTTCAAAAAAGCGATTACCGCTAAAACCAAAGCGCTTTATATCGAGACCATCGGTAACCCTGCCCTGGACGTGACGGATGTGGCCGAGGTCGCGCGCATCGCCCACGAAGCGGAGATCCCCCTGATCGTTGACGCGACCTTCACCACGCCCTACCTGTTGCGAAGCATCGAGTACGGCGCCGACATCGTGGTCAACTCCCTGACGAAGTGGATGGGCGGCCACGGAACCGCTATCGGCGGCATCGTCACCGATTCCGGTAAATTCGCCTGGAAAGGCAACAAAAAATTTCCCTTGCTCAACGAACCGGATTCCAATTACCACGGACTCCGCTGGGCTCATGACCTCCCAGAGGCTCTGGCCCCCATCGCTTACGCGCTGCGGGTACGCACCGTTCCTCTCCGCAACCTAGGCGCGTGTCTTTCGCCGGATAATGCGTGGATTTTCCTTCAGGGTTTGGAAACGCTGCCCTTCAGAATGGAGCGCCACGTGGAGAACGCGGCTAAAGTCGCCGAATACCTCGCTTCCCATCCCAAAGTAGAATGGGTCCGCTTCCCAGGGCTCAAGAAAGATCCCACCTACGACACGGCATCAAAGTACCTCAAGAAGGGCTTCGGGGGCATGGTGGTCTTCGGAGTCAAGGGAGGTGTCAAAGCGGGCGCGCGCTTCATCGAGGCACTGGAACTTTTCAGCCATCTGGCGAACGTGGGCGACGCGAAATCTCTAGCGCTCCACCCGGCGAGTACGTCCCATAGCCAATTGACGGAGGAGCAGCAGAGGGCTGGCGGCCTTCCTCCCGAGTTGGTCCGGCTTTCTATCGGTATCGAGCACATCGACGACATCTTGGCCGATATCGAAAACGCCCTGGCGAAAGCCTGA
- a CDS encoding homoserine O-acetyltransferase: protein MSERFGSVVLPELTLHSGKVLKQARVAYSVNGTPRPDGSNVVVVCHALTGSHHMAGESVSDLPDAWWDPLVRPGGVLDTGKLCIVCCNNLCSPYGSSSPTDIEPGTRRPWGMRFPLIDPHDIALSQKMTLEALGIPRVAGVIGGSLGGMIALEWMSQFAASMHFGISIAAPLRLYPQAIAFNGVQRHAITSDPEWLGGDYCPGKGPINGLFNARMLAMITYRSEESFVRRHMRSSRNIDNWAGHFDVESYLMHHGKLLTRRFDANCYLYLTKMMDLHDLARDHADAEAALEPLRKKHFLGVGINSDILFPTWQVREVVEAAKDVGANAVYRELHSDVGHDAFLIETDQMSAIFGEFFDSIGLY, encoded by the coding sequence ATGTCCGAACGATTCGGCTCGGTCGTGCTTCCAGAACTGACGCTTCACTCCGGGAAAGTTCTGAAGCAGGCCCGGGTGGCCTATTCTGTCAACGGTACTCCGCGCCCCGACGGCTCCAACGTCGTGGTGGTCTGCCACGCGTTGACGGGCAGCCATCACATGGCGGGGGAATCCGTTTCCGATTTGCCCGACGCGTGGTGGGATCCGCTGGTGCGGCCGGGCGGAGTCCTGGACACGGGCAAGTTGTGTATCGTCTGTTGCAACAACTTGTGTAGTCCTTACGGAAGTTCCTCCCCCACCGACATTGAGCCCGGCACGCGACGCCCTTGGGGAATGCGTTTTCCCCTGATCGATCCCCACGACATCGCTCTCTCGCAGAAAATGACCCTGGAGGCCCTAGGTATCCCACGGGTAGCCGGGGTCATTGGCGGATCCCTGGGCGGCATGATCGCGCTGGAGTGGATGTCCCAATTTGCCGCTTCTATGCACTTCGGAATCTCCATCGCGGCGCCCTTACGTCTTTACCCCCAGGCCATCGCCTTCAACGGAGTCCAGCGTCACGCGATCACCTCGGACCCTGAATGGTTGGGAGGTGACTACTGTCCCGGCAAAGGACCCATCAACGGTCTCTTCAACGCGCGTATGCTGGCAATGATCACCTACCGCAGCGAGGAATCCTTTGTCCGGCGTCACATGAGATCATCCCGCAACATTGACAATTGGGCGGGGCACTTCGACGTCGAAAGCTATTTAATGCATCACGGAAAGCTCTTGACCAGGCGTTTCGACGCGAATTGTTATCTTTACCTCACGAAGATGATGGACCTGCACGACCTGGCCAGAGACCACGCCGATGCGGAGGCGGCTCTGGAACCTCTGCGCAAAAAACATTTCTTGGGAGTCGGAATCAACAGCGACATCCTCTTCCCCACCTGGCAAGTGCGGGAGGTAGTGGAAGCGGCCAAGGACGTGGGAGCAAACGCTGTCTATCGAGAGCTTCACAGCGACGTGGGACACGATGCCTTTCTAATAGAGACCGATCAAATGAGCGCGATTTTCGGGGAATTTTTCGACTCCATCGGCCTCTATTGA
- a CDS encoding PH domain-containing protein, whose product MEEQNVEEQNLTEQKYRPAWRSFYKHMAAMIACLVVVTVLSSKLSLAWTYQKWLWIFFLVFVLYVSLDMVRRRFRVVLVVKPDEIAMEEGLIGRRSIEISTKSIRSIQVRQRVMQRILKTGSIIVTSSGDNEEISVSDMPNPYAIRDVMQTYERAPEAKTASAEETGEKK is encoded by the coding sequence ATGGAGGAGCAAAACGTGGAAGAACAAAACTTGACCGAACAAAAATACAGACCGGCATGGAGAAGTTTTTATAAGCACATGGCCGCAATGATTGCTTGCCTGGTAGTGGTGACGGTTTTGTCCTCGAAGTTGAGTTTAGCGTGGACTTACCAAAAATGGCTGTGGATCTTCTTCTTGGTATTCGTGCTTTATGTTTCTTTGGATATGGTGCGCCGCCGTTTCCGCGTGGTATTGGTCGTAAAACCCGATGAAATCGCGATGGAAGAGGGACTTATCGGGCGTCGTTCTATTGAGATCAGTACGAAAAGCATTCGATCGATTCAGGTGCGCCAGCGCGTCATGCAACGTATTTTAAAGACGGGCAGCATCATCGTGACCTCATCGGGGGACAATGAGGAGATCTCCGTTTCCGATATGCCTAACCCCTACGCCATTCGAGATGTGATGCAAACCTACGAGCGCGCCCCCGAGGCAAAGACCGCCAGCGCCGAGGAGACAGGAGAAAAAAAGTAA